In Morganella morganii, the following are encoded in one genomic region:
- a CDS encoding peptidase domain-containing ABC transporter — translation MRRLSLKNLLEKLDLSLRQRIPVIHQTESSECGLASLAMISAHYGKSIDLISLRQQFNLSARGATLAGLTGMAAELGMTTRALSLDMDDLPNLRLPCILHWDFNHFLVLVKISGNKFILHDPAYGRRVVGIEEMSRNFTGVALEAWPGSTFTRQEVVKKLSLRKLIGNIHGLKKALLKIFAFSVVIEAIGLIMPVGTQLVMDHAIPAGDQGLLSLICVGLLFFILLKAAVSMCRAWASVIMETLINVQWQSGLFTHLLRLPLSYFERRKLGDIQSRFGSLDILRTTFTTSVVGAIMDGIMLIGVFIMMILYGGHLTWIVLGFTAVYIGLRLATYRYYRQLSEESLIKEARAGSYFMESLYGITTVKTQGMSDRRGNHWLNLKVDSINTGIRLTKMNLMFGGVNTFIMACDQIAILWIGAGLVIDNAMTLGMFVAFSAYREQFSDRAASIIEFLLQLRIMSLHNERISDIALNEQENKKPDVPYEPQMQAAGLETRNLAYSYDSQSVPIFRDNNLSVAPGESVAITGPSGSGKTTLMKVLCGLFEPSDGKVFIDNIEIRQLGVNNYHKMIACVMQDDKLFSGSIRENICGFTENRDEQLMIACAQASYIHDVIISMPMGYETLIGELGEGLSGGQKQRIFIARALYRKPRILFMDEATSALDKESESYVNQAIRQLPITRIIIAHRESTIESADRIIFLGGKNNK, via the coding sequence ATGCGCCGTTTATCCCTGAAAAACCTGCTGGAAAAACTCGATCTCAGTCTGCGTCAGCGCATTCCGGTGATCCACCAGACCGAGTCCTCTGAGTGCGGCCTCGCCAGCCTGGCCATGATTTCCGCCCATTACGGCAAAAGTATCGATCTGATTTCCCTGCGCCAGCAGTTCAATCTCTCCGCGCGGGGCGCGACCCTGGCCGGACTGACCGGCATGGCCGCCGAACTGGGCATGACCACCCGCGCGCTGTCACTGGATATGGACGACCTGCCGAACCTGCGCCTGCCGTGCATTTTACACTGGGATTTCAATCACTTTCTGGTACTGGTGAAAATCAGCGGCAACAAATTTATCCTGCATGACCCGGCCTATGGCCGCCGGGTGGTCGGTATTGAGGAAATGTCGCGCAATTTTACCGGCGTGGCGCTGGAAGCCTGGCCCGGCAGCACCTTCACCAGGCAGGAGGTGGTGAAAAAACTCAGCCTGCGCAAGCTGATCGGCAATATTCACGGGCTGAAAAAAGCGCTGCTGAAAATCTTCGCGTTCTCCGTGGTGATTGAGGCTATCGGCCTGATTATGCCGGTCGGCACACAGCTGGTGATGGACCATGCTATTCCTGCCGGAGATCAGGGGTTACTGTCCCTGATTTGTGTCGGGTTACTGTTCTTTATTCTGCTGAAAGCAGCGGTCAGTATGTGCCGCGCCTGGGCCAGTGTGATTATGGAAACGCTGATCAACGTCCAGTGGCAGTCCGGATTATTCACCCATCTGCTGCGGCTGCCGCTCAGCTATTTTGAGCGGCGCAAACTCGGGGATATTCAGTCCCGTTTCGGCTCGCTGGATATTCTGCGTACCACCTTTACCACCAGCGTGGTCGGGGCGATCATGGACGGTATCATGCTGATCGGCGTGTTTATCATGATGATCCTCTACGGCGGCCATCTCACCTGGATTGTGCTCGGGTTTACCGCCGTATATATCGGGCTGCGGCTGGCGACCTACCGTTATTACCGCCAGCTGTCAGAGGAATCGCTGATCAAAGAGGCGCGCGCCGGGTCGTACTTTATGGAATCCCTCTACGGCATCACCACGGTGAAAACCCAGGGAATGAGTGACCGCCGGGGTAATCACTGGCTGAATCTGAAAGTCGATTCCATCAACACCGGCATCCGCCTGACCAAAATGAACCTGATGTTCGGCGGGGTGAATACCTTTATCATGGCCTGTGACCAGATTGCCATTCTGTGGATTGGTGCGGGTCTGGTGATCGACAACGCCATGACCCTCGGGATGTTTGTCGCGTTCAGCGCCTACCGCGAGCAGTTTTCCGACCGCGCTGCCTCCATCATTGAGTTCCTGCTGCAGCTGCGCATCATGAGCCTGCACAATGAGCGTATTTCCGATATCGCCCTCAACGAACAGGAAAATAAAAAGCCGGATGTGCCGTACGAGCCGCAGATGCAGGCCGCCGGGCTGGAGACCCGCAACCTGGCGTACAGTTACGACAGCCAGTCCGTACCGATCTTCCGCGATAATAATCTGTCGGTTGCCCCCGGTGAAAGTGTGGCGATAACAGGGCCGTCCGGCTCGGGAAAAACCACGCTGATGAAAGTGCTGTGCGGCCTGTTTGAGCCATCGGATGGCAAGGTATTCATTGATAACATTGAGATCCGCCAGCTCGGCGTCAATAACTACCACAAAATGATCGCCTGCGTGATGCAGGACGACAAACTGTTTTCCGGCTCGATCCGCGAAAATATCTGCGGTTTCACCGAAAATCGCGACGAACAGCTGATGATTGCCTGTGCGCAGGCCAGTTATATTCATGACGTGATTATATCGATGCCGATGGGCTATGAAACACTGATAGGAGAGCTGGGCGAAGGACTGTCCGGCGGGCAGAAACAGCGGATCTTTATTGCCCGCGCCCTGTACCGCAAGCCCCGCATTCTGTTTATGGACGAGGCCACCAGCGCACTGGATAAAGAGAGTGAATCTTACGTCAATCAGGCGATCCGCCAACTGCCGATCACGCGGATTATTATTGCGCACCGCGAGTCGACGATTGAGTCAGCGGACCGCATTATTTTTCTCGGCGGGAAAAACAATAAATAA
- a CDS encoding HlyD family secretion protein codes for MFRKAAFDNRKMKWRGKALLLPGIPLWLIIVCSFLFLMVFLTFILSGSYTRRVSVTGEITTNPRAVTVYAGVQGFITGQYVNEGQIIRKGDPVYRIDTSRATASGVVSENQRREIENQLQHIRDMTARLRDNKQTTLALLEKQKSLYAQAQLRSAGIIERAQEGIRIMKQNMDNYHHYRESGLINKDQWLNQAALYYSQQNSLLGLSGQNEQNILQVTSLESQILTQAAEFDNRIYQLELQQSELMKEQVNNDAGGEIIVRALTDGRVDSLGVTVGQMVNPGDTLLQILPENIRQYWLALWVPNDALPYLNVGDAVNIRYEAFPAEKFGQFAATIQVISKTPASAQEMMTYAGAPKVSQMPQSIPYYKVIVRPEKQMIAYDGRELSLQNGMKANTTLFLEKRKIYQWMVSPFYDMKQSASGPTGADTP; via the coding sequence GTGTTCCGCAAAGCCGCATTCGATAACCGAAAAATGAAATGGCGGGGTAAGGCCTTATTATTACCCGGTATTCCGCTGTGGCTGATTATAGTATGCAGTTTTCTGTTTTTAATGGTTTTTCTGACCTTTATCTTGTCCGGCAGCTATACGCGGCGGGTCAGTGTGACCGGAGAAATCACCACCAATCCCCGGGCTGTTACTGTATATGCAGGTGTGCAGGGATTTATTACCGGGCAATATGTGAATGAAGGGCAGATTATCCGCAAAGGGGATCCGGTTTACCGTATTGATACCAGCAGAGCCACAGCCAGCGGTGTGGTCAGTGAAAATCAGCGCCGTGAAATTGAAAATCAGTTACAGCATATCCGTGATATGACCGCCCGTCTCAGAGATAACAAACAGACCACTCTGGCCTTGCTCGAAAAACAAAAGTCCCTTTATGCACAGGCACAGTTGCGATCTGCCGGGATTATTGAACGGGCACAGGAAGGGATCCGCATTATGAAGCAGAATATGGATAATTATCATCATTACCGGGAAAGCGGGCTGATAAATAAAGATCAGTGGCTGAATCAGGCTGCGCTTTATTATTCTCAGCAAAACAGTCTGCTGGGATTAAGCGGACAGAATGAACAGAATATTCTGCAGGTTACGTCTCTGGAAAGCCAGATCCTGACTCAGGCGGCAGAATTTGATAACCGGATTTATCAGCTGGAATTACAACAGTCTGAGCTGATGAAAGAGCAGGTGAATAATGACGCGGGTGGTGAGATTATCGTTCGTGCCCTGACAGACGGCCGTGTGGATTCCCTTGGCGTGACCGTCGGTCAGATGGTCAATCCCGGTGATACCCTGCTGCAGATCCTGCCGGAAAATATCCGTCAGTACTGGCTGGCGCTCTGGGTGCCCAATGACGCACTGCCTTATCTGAATGTCGGTGACGCGGTGAATATCCGTTATGAAGCTTTCCCGGCAGAAAAATTCGGCCAGTTTGCCGCCACCATTCAGGTGATTTCCAAAACCCCTGCCTCTGCACAGGAAATGATGACCTATGCCGGGGCGCCGAAAGTCAGTCAGATGCCGCAGTCCATCCCCTATTACAAAGTGATTGTACGTCCGGAAAAACAGATGATCGCCTATGACGGCCGCGAACTCAGCCTGCAAAACGGCATGAAAGCCAATACCACCCTGTTTCTGGAAAAACGCAAAATCTATCAGTGGATGGTATCGCCATTCTATGACATGAAACAGAGCGCCTCCGGGCCAACAGGAGCAGACACACCATGA
- the arsC gene encoding arsenate reductase (glutaredoxin) (This arsenate reductase requires both glutathione and glutaredoxin to convert arsenate to arsenite, after which the efflux transporter formed by ArsA and ArsB can extrude the arsenite from the cell, providing resistance.), whose amino-acid sequence MNEITIYHNPNCGTSRNTLAMIRNSGVEPTIIYYLETPPAKDVLVQLIADMKITARELLRKNVEPYKQLNLENNLYSDEQLIDFMLHYPILINRPIVVTPLGVKLCRPSEVVLDILPNQQQSEFIKEDGQIVIGSHDVKM is encoded by the coding sequence ATGAATGAGATCACTATCTATCATAACCCCAATTGTGGCACTTCGCGTAACACCCTTGCAATGATCCGCAATAGTGGCGTTGAGCCAACGATTATTTATTACCTGGAAACACCTCCGGCTAAGGATGTGTTAGTGCAACTTATTGCAGATATGAAAATTACAGCGAGGGAGCTATTACGAAAAAATGTTGAGCCGTATAAGCAATTAAATTTAGAAAATAACCTTTATTCCGATGAGCAATTGATCGATTTTATGTTGCACTACCCGATACTGATTAATAGGCCGATTGTCGTCACTCCGCTGGGCGTAAAGTTGTGTAGGCCTTCAGAGGTAGTGTTAGATATATTGCCTAATCAGCAACAAAGTGAATTTATCAAGGAAGATGGTCAGATAGTGATTGGTAGTCACGATGTAAAAATGTAA
- a CDS encoding SPFH domain-containing protein, with product MQMMQAVNPVKLKSVIKLIIVAVILLVAGVVTFNSYTIVQDGSVKVGTFLGKVNPVAYDAGLHFPINPFMTFDTYSTKDIRVSLKELRVPSQDKLKSIVDITVMLQFDGAKAPILRINGGTESEALDKYVRQKLISTILEFGKDVANAQDLYTADTQRKLQESIRDAIQGYASPYGYTIKEIMIQDITLPEVVQEQVVNTKMRQEQINQAKAEAEKERELAQKKVVIAQAERESAEQQALARERNAQASSYAMRQEADARLYAAQKESEANAVLQQTITREMINWKQLEIEQIKAEKYKGEVPNIVVGADYDGKMIMDMRSQQ from the coding sequence ATGCAAATGATGCAGGCAGTAAATCCGGTCAAACTGAAGTCAGTTATAAAATTGATTATTGTTGCCGTTATTCTCCTCGTCGCGGGAGTGGTTACTTTTAATTCGTATACTATTGTGCAGGATGGTTCGGTAAAAGTCGGAACCTTTTTAGGTAAGGTCAACCCGGTCGCTTATGATGCCGGGCTGCATTTTCCGATTAACCCGTTTATGACATTTGATACTTATTCAACAAAAGATATCCGCGTATCACTGAAAGAGTTACGTGTACCCTCACAGGACAAACTGAAATCCATCGTGGATATTACGGTAATGCTCCAGTTCGATGGCGCTAAAGCCCCCATTCTCCGTATTAACGGCGGTACAGAAAGTGAAGCACTGGATAAATATGTCCGCCAGAAACTGATTTCCACGATTCTGGAATTCGGGAAAGATGTTGCCAACGCACAGGATCTGTATACCGCAGATACCCAGCGGAAATTACAGGAATCTATCCGTGATGCCATTCAGGGTTATGCTTCACCTTACGGCTATACGATCAAAGAGATTATGATCCAGGATATTACGCTGCCGGAAGTGGTTCAGGAGCAGGTTGTGAATACCAAGATGCGTCAGGAGCAGATAAACCAGGCAAAAGCGGAAGCAGAGAAAGAGCGTGAACTGGCTCAGAAAAAAGTGGTTATCGCACAGGCAGAGCGTGAGTCCGCAGAACAGCAGGCACTTGCCCGTGAGCGTAATGCCCAGGCCAGCTCTTATGCAATGCGTCAGGAAGCCGATGCACGTTTATATGCCGCTCAGAAAGAATCAGAAGCGAACGCCGTGTTACAGCAGACAATCACCCGCGAAATGATTAACTGGAAGCAGCTTGAAATAGAACAAATTAAAGCAGAGAAATACAAAGGTGAAGTGCCTAATATTGTTGTTGGTGCAGACTATGACGGAAAAATGATCATGGATATGCGCTCACAACAATAA
- a CDS encoding pirin family protein, translating into MTDRQEVLPQRISARIKDVGGVPVSRALPVKERRQIGAWCFLDHAGPAVFKGDDGMKVGPHPHIGLQTFTWMLEGEVLHRDSLGSEQIIRPGQVNLMTAGRGITHTEDSAGRNARLHAAQLWIALPPADSTIAPRFDHYPDLPVWHHDQVSFTLLTGEYGDHRSPVLHFSPLIGMDLLAQQATQTTLDTRPDFEYGLFVLEGQLTYRGEVYTANELVYVGEGLSSVTLTLMKGSRLLLLGGTPVQERIMMWWNFVGYDVQTLQQAVSDWNNGDIRFGTVENDPREPLPAPSYPASRL; encoded by the coding sequence ATGACAGACAGACAAGAGGTCTTACCCCAGCGTATCAGCGCGCGGATTAAAGATGTCGGCGGCGTGCCGGTATCCCGTGCATTACCGGTAAAAGAGCGCCGTCAGATAGGCGCCTGGTGTTTTCTGGATCATGCCGGTCCGGCAGTTTTCAAAGGGGATGACGGCATGAAAGTCGGGCCGCATCCGCACATCGGCTTACAGACGTTCACCTGGATGCTGGAAGGTGAGGTGCTGCACCGGGACAGCCTCGGATCAGAGCAGATTATCCGCCCGGGACAGGTGAATCTGATGACAGCCGGACGCGGTATCACACATACCGAAGATTCCGCCGGCAGAAATGCCCGTCTGCATGCCGCCCAGCTCTGGATTGCCTTACCTCCGGCGGATAGCACCATCGCGCCGCGCTTTGACCACTATCCTGATTTACCTGTCTGGCATCATGACCAGGTGAGTTTCACATTACTGACCGGCGAATATGGTGATCACCGTTCGCCGGTTCTGCATTTTTCCCCGCTGATCGGCATGGATTTGCTGGCACAGCAGGCAACACAAACCACACTCGATACCCGGCCGGACTTTGAATACGGCCTCTTTGTGCTGGAGGGCCAGCTGACATACCGCGGTGAAGTTTATACCGCCAATGAGCTGGTGTATGTCGGTGAAGGGTTGTCCTCTGTCACACTGACACTGATGAAGGGCTCGCGGTTGCTGTTGCTGGGCGGTACACCGGTGCAGGAACGGATAATGATGTGGTGGAATTTTGTCGGCTACGACGTACAGACACTACAGCAGGCTGTCAGTGACTGGAACAATGGCGATATCCGGTTCGGTACTGTTGAAAATGACCCCCGCGAGCCGCTGCCCGCACCATCGTATCCCGCATCCCGCCTGTAA
- a CDS encoding nucleobase:cation symporter-2 family protein, whose protein sequence is MSNHSVDQAQEPVKPVIDEVEEILPAGKLMMLGLQHVLVMYAGAVAVPLVIGDRLGLSKEVVTLLISSDLFCCGIVTLLQCIGIGKFAGIRLPVIMSVTFAAVTPMLAIGANPDIGLMGIFGATIAAGVLTTLIVPLMGKLMPLFPNMVTGIVITSIGLSIMQVGIDWAAGGKGNPEYGHPLYLGISFAVLLSILFITKFCKGFLCNISVLLGIIFGFVLSLMCNEVSFDGYADAPWFKLVTPMALGTPTFEPISIITLSVVLLIVFIESMGMFLALGEIVGRPVGKDDIVRGLRVDGIGTVIGGLFNSFPHTSFSQNVGLVGVTKVHSRWVCVVSGFILIIFGLLPKMAVVIASIPQFVLGGAGLVMFGMVLATGIRILSRVDYSGNNYNLYIVAISLGVGLTPTLSGNFFAKLPMFLQPLLHSGILLATVSAVILNLFFNGYHPKKESPAT, encoded by the coding sequence ATGAGCAATCATAGTGTGGATCAAGCACAGGAACCGGTTAAGCCCGTTATTGACGAAGTTGAAGAAATATTACCTGCGGGAAAACTGATGATGCTGGGATTACAGCACGTACTGGTGATGTATGCCGGTGCAGTAGCGGTACCGCTGGTTATCGGTGACCGGCTGGGGCTGAGCAAGGAAGTGGTGACACTGCTTATCAGTTCGGATCTGTTTTGCTGTGGTATCGTGACACTGTTGCAGTGTATTGGTATCGGGAAATTTGCCGGTATCCGTCTGCCGGTGATTATGTCTGTGACGTTCGCGGCGGTGACGCCGATGCTGGCTATCGGTGCCAACCCGGATATCGGCCTGATGGGGATTTTCGGCGCCACCATTGCGGCGGGGGTACTGACAACGCTGATAGTCCCGCTGATGGGAAAACTGATGCCGCTTTTCCCCAATATGGTCACCGGTATTGTGATCACCTCTATCGGGCTGAGTATCATGCAGGTGGGGATCGACTGGGCTGCCGGGGGTAAAGGTAACCCGGAATATGGTCATCCGCTCTACCTCGGTATCTCATTTGCGGTTCTGCTGTCTATCCTGTTTATCACCAAATTCTGTAAGGGTTTTCTCTGTAATATCTCGGTATTACTGGGGATTATCTTTGGTTTTGTGTTGTCGCTGATGTGCAATGAGGTCAGTTTCGACGGCTATGCGGATGCGCCCTGGTTCAAACTGGTTACCCCGATGGCGCTGGGAACACCAACGTTTGAGCCGATTTCCATTATCACCCTCAGTGTGGTGCTGCTGATTGTCTTTATTGAATCGATGGGGATGTTCCTGGCGCTCGGGGAAATCGTCGGCCGTCCGGTCGGAAAAGATGACATTGTGCGCGGACTGCGGGTGGACGGGATCGGGACAGTTATCGGTGGTCTGTTCAATAGTTTCCCGCATACCTCATTTTCCCAGAACGTCGGGCTGGTGGGCGTGACAAAAGTCCACAGCCGCTGGGTGTGTGTAGTCTCCGGATTTATCCTGATCATCTTTGGTCTGCTGCCGAAAATGGCGGTGGTGATTGCCTCTATTCCGCAGTTTGTGCTCGGCGGGGCGGGGCTGGTGATGTTCGGCATGGTACTGGCGACAGGGATCCGCATTCTGTCCCGTGTTGATTACAGTGGCAATAATTACAATCTCTATATTGTGGCGATAAGCCTGGGGGTCGGGCTGACACCGACACTCTCCGGTAATTTCTTTGCCAAACTGCCGATGTTCTTACAGCCGCTGCTGCACAGCGGGATCCTGCTGGCCACTGTCAGTGCGGTGATCCTGAACCTGTTCTTTAATGGTTATCATCCGAAAAAAGAAAGCCCGGCAACGTGA
- a CDS encoding MDR family oxidoreductase translates to MFNCILIENTDGYTAKLAQLDESQLPDHNVTVQIDYSTLNYKDGLAITGKSPVVRSFPMVPGIDFAGTVTESSSEHYKVGDKVLLNGWSVGEKYWGGLSQVAKVKDSWLTPLPAGMSTKQAMMIGTAGYTAMLAVQALLKQGITKESGKVLVTGASGGVGSFAVSLLSKLGFEVIASTGRTADTAYLIDTLGASEIMDRNELSVPGKPLTKERWAAAIDSVGSHTLAGVCAGTQYGGVVAACGLAQGMDFNGTVAPFILRGVSLIGIDSVMRPQADRVAAWKQLAELTDPAQLETISRVIPLNEAIPAAHSLLNGEIRGRVVVDVNN, encoded by the coding sequence ATGTTTAACTGCATTCTGATTGAAAATACTGACGGCTATACCGCAAAGCTGGCTCAGCTCGATGAATCACAACTGCCGGATCACAATGTGACTGTGCAGATTGACTACTCCACGCTGAACTATAAAGATGGCCTGGCGATTACCGGCAAAAGCCCGGTTGTGCGCAGTTTCCCGATGGTTCCGGGGATTGATTTTGCCGGTACCGTGACCGAAAGCAGCTCTGAACACTATAAAGTTGGCGACAAAGTACTGCTCAACGGCTGGAGTGTCGGTGAAAAATACTGGGGCGGACTGTCTCAGGTGGCAAAAGTGAAAGACAGCTGGCTGACACCGTTACCGGCCGGGATGAGTACAAAGCAGGCGATGATGATCGGTACCGCCGGTTACACGGCAATGCTGGCGGTTCAGGCGCTGCTGAAACAGGGGATCACCAAAGAATCAGGCAAAGTACTGGTGACCGGTGCCAGCGGCGGCGTGGGCAGCTTCGCGGTTTCTCTGCTGTCAAAATTAGGTTTTGAGGTTATTGCTTCCACCGGCCGTACGGCTGATACCGCGTATCTGATCGATACCCTGGGCGCATCTGAAATCATGGATCGCAACGAGTTATCCGTACCGGGCAAACCGCTGACCAAAGAGCGCTGGGCGGCAGCGATTGACAGTGTGGGCAGCCACACGCTGGCCGGTGTCTGTGCCGGTACTCAGTATGGTGGCGTTGTGGCGGCCTGCGGCCTGGCACAGGGCATGGATTTTAACGGGACTGTTGCACCGTTTATCCTCAGAGGCGTGAGCCTGATCGGTATCGACAGTGTGATGCGCCCGCAGGCAGATCGTGTGGCGGCATGGAAACAGCTGGCAGAACTGACTGATCCGGCACAGCTGGAAACCATCAGCCGTGTGATCCCGTTAAATGAAGCGATTCCGGCGGCACACAGCTTACTGAACGGTGAAATCCGCGGCCGTGTCGTTGTTGATGTGAATAATTAA
- the adhP gene encoding alcohol dehydrogenase AdhP — MKAAVVAKNKTVEIKEKTLRPLKYGEALLKMECCGVCHTDLHVKNADFGDVSGVILGHEGIGVVTEIAEGVTSLKVGDRASVAWFFRGCGHCEYCNSGKETFCREVKNAGYTVDGGMAEECIVTADYAVKVPDGLDSAAASSITCAGVTTYKAIKVSGIKPGQWLAIYGLGGLGNLALQYAKNVFNAKVIAIDVNDKQLALAKEMGADLILNPKTDNVDEIIQKDLGGAHAAVVTAVAKSAFNSAVGSVRAAGRVVAVGLPVETMDLSIPRLVLDGIEVVGSLVGTREDLKEAFRFGAEGKVVPKVAMRPLEDINAIFEEMEQGKFTGRMVIDFKNKK; from the coding sequence ATGAAAGCAGCTGTTGTCGCAAAAAATAAGACCGTAGAAATCAAAGAGAAAACATTACGCCCTCTGAAATATGGAGAAGCCCTGCTGAAAATGGAATGCTGCGGCGTGTGTCACACTGACCTGCATGTAAAAAATGCTGATTTTGGTGATGTCTCCGGTGTGATCCTCGGGCATGAAGGTATTGGTGTGGTGACGGAAATCGCGGAAGGGGTCACCTCACTGAAAGTCGGCGATCGTGCCAGTGTTGCATGGTTTTTCCGTGGCTGCGGCCATTGTGAATACTGTAACAGCGGCAAAGAAACTTTCTGCCGTGAAGTTAAAAATGCCGGTTATACCGTGGACGGCGGTATGGCGGAAGAGTGCATTGTGACTGCGGATTATGCGGTAAAAGTGCCGGATGGTCTGGATTCAGCCGCGGCGAGCAGTATTACCTGCGCCGGCGTCACCACTTATAAAGCAATTAAAGTTTCCGGCATCAAACCGGGTCAGTGGCTGGCGATTTACGGTCTCGGTGGATTAGGCAACCTGGCGCTGCAATATGCCAAAAACGTCTTTAATGCCAAAGTGATCGCTATTGATGTCAATGATAAACAACTGGCACTGGCAAAAGAGATGGGCGCCGATCTGATCCTGAATCCGAAAACCGATAATGTCGATGAAATCATTCAGAAAGACCTCGGCGGCGCGCATGCAGCGGTCGTTACCGCAGTAGCCAAATCCGCATTTAACTCGGCGGTCGGCAGTGTCCGTGCCGCAGGGCGTGTTGTGGCGGTCGGTCTGCCGGTGGAAACCATGGATCTGAGTATTCCGCGTCTGGTACTGGACGGTATCGAGGTTGTCGGTTCGCTGGTGGGAACCCGCGAAGATCTGAAAGAAGCATTCCGTTTTGGTGCCGAAGGCAAAGTGGTACCAAAAGTGGCGATGCGCCCGCTTGAAGACATTAATGCCATCTTTGAAGAGATGGAGCAGGGCAAATTTACCGGCCGTATGGTCATTGATTTTAAAAACAAAAAATAA